The window ACGGATCGGTGCTCAACAGCTCCGGCCCGGTCGGCATCTGGACGTGGCCGATCGCGGTCATCGGACAGTTGGCGGTCGCGTTCGTGCTCGGCGCGCTGGCCTCCCGGATCCCGGTCACCGGCTACCACTACCAATGGATGTCACGCCTGGCCAACCCGGTCCTCGGGTGGATCATCGGCTGGATCTCGTTCACGTTCCTGGCCGTCGTGGTGTGCGCGGTCGACTACACGATCGCCTCGACGATCCTGCCCGTGCTGCTCAACTACGAGAGCACCGCGACCATCGCGTGGGTGATGACGGCCGTGGTGCTGCTGCTGCAGGCACTTCTGGTGGCGTTCTCGACACCATGGGCCGAACGGGTCAACAACGGCCTGGTCACCCTGGAGTTGATCGGCATGGTCGCGTTGACGGCACTGCTGCTGGTGGTGGCCGCGGTGCGCGGCGACATGGACTTCTCGAACCTGTTCAGCAAGGGTGCCGTGCCGAGCGAGGGATTCTGGAGCTTCGGCGACTGGACCTCGGCGGGACCCTGGATGCTGGGCTTTCTGCTGGGCGCGTTCACCATCGTCGGATTCGAATCCGCGGCCAACCTCGCCGAGGAGACCCACGACCCCGAACGCGTGGTCCCGCGCGCGATGTGGCAGGCCGTACTCGCCTCGGGCGTCCTGGGTTTCGTGTTCCTCGTCGCGGTGACGCTCGCCGCCGGCGACCCGGTTGCGCTGGCCGAATCCGGCACCCCGATCGCCGACGTGATCGACAGGACGCTCGGTTCGGCCGTCGCGACCCTTCTGCTGCTGATGGTCGTGCTGGCCATCTTCGCGTGCGGCCTGGTCATCATGATCACCGGCGTGCGGCTCACCTGGGCGATGTCGCGTGACGAGCGTTTCCCGGGCTGGCAGCAGTGGAACCAGATCTCGCCCCGCTTCCACACCCCGCTCAAGGCGACCGTGCTCTACTTCTGCCTGGCCCAGCTGATCCTGGCGATCTTTGCGCACTCCGAGACCGCACTGTTCACCCTGTTCGGTGCCGCGACACTGCTGCCCGCGGTCATGTACGCCTCCACCGTGGTGCTGTACTTGATCAAACGCAAGAGCCTGCCGAACAACCACAAGTTCGACCTCGGCGCGTGGGAGGTTCCGATCCTGGTGGTGGCGGTCGTGTGGCTGGCCTTCGAGCTCGCGCTGTTCCGCGACGCCGCGTTCAAGGAGGCATGGCTGTATGTCCTCGTGATGGTCGCGATCGGTGCCGCCTACCTGGCCTACCTGTTGATCCGGCGCGGCAGCAAGGGCCTGTCGATGCCGGACATGCACTCGATCGACGCCGAACTGCGGGAGTGACGGACCAACCGATGCACCACATCCTGGCCATCGACCAGGGCACCTCGGGCACCAAGGCCGTCGTCGTCGACATCCGGGACGGCACGGCCGGACGTGTCCTGGCCACCGCCGAGGTTTCCCTGCGCCCCGACTACCTGCCCGGCGGCGGGGTCGAACAGGACCCCGAGGCCCTGTTCGCTTCCGTCGTCACCGCGGGACGGCAGGCCCTGCAGCAGGCCGGGGTGCCGGTCGCCGCGGTCGCACTGGCCAACCAGGGCGAGACGGTGCTCGCCTGGGATCGACACACGGGCACACCGCTCACCCCGGCGATCGTGTGGCAGGACCGGCGCGCCGAAACACTCTGTGCCGCACTGGCAGAACACGCCACCACGGTGGCCGGGCGCACCGGCCTGGTGCTCGACCCGTACTTCTCCGCCCCGAAGATGGCATGGATCCGGGCGAACCTGACCCGCGACGGCGTCGTCACCACCACCGACACGTGGTTGGTGCATCGCCTGTGCGGCGCGTTCGTCACCGACGCATCCACCGCCAGCCGCTCGCTGCTGACCTCGCTCGACGATTCCCGCGGGCAGCGCTGGGACCCGGACCTGCGGGCGCTGTTCGGACTCGACGCCGAGGAGATGCCCGAAATCGTCGCCAGCGACGAGATCGTCGGCACCACCGACGTTTTCGGCACCACGCTGCCGGTGGCAGGCCTGATCGTCGACCAGCAGGCGGCGCTGTTCGCCGAGAGTTGCCTCCACGCGGGGTCGGCGAAATGCACCTACGGCACCGGCGCCTTTCTGTTGGCACAGCTGGGAACCGAGCCGGTGCGGTCGAGTTCGGGGCTCACGACGTCGGTGGCGTGGCGGCTGCGCGGACAGACGTCGTACTGCATCGACGGCCAGGTCTACACGGCGGCGTCGGCGATCCGGTGGGCCGTCGATCTGGGCCTGATCCCGTCGGCCGATCAAATCGATTCCGCCGCAGCCGAATCCAGTGACGGGGTGGTCTGCGTTCCGGCTCTCGCCGGGCTGGCGGCGCCGTGGTGGGACTCGGCGGCCACCGCCTCGTTGTCGGGAATGACGCTGTCCACCGGTCGCGGCCAGCTGGTCCGGGCCATGGTGGAAGGCATCGCCGCGCAGGTTGCGGCGCTCACCGACCTGGTGTCGGCCGACCTCGGCCGCCCGCTGACCCGGCTGCGCGTCGACGGTGGGCTGACGCGCTCGGAGGCGCTGATGCAGGCACAGGCCGACCTGTCGCAGATCCCCGTCGACGTGTACCCGTCCCTGCACGCGACCGCGCTGGGCGCCGCGGCCTGCGCACGGCTGGCCCTCGAACCCGGTCTCTCCCCCGCCGACGCCGCCGGGACATGGTCGCCGCGGCGGACATACGAACCACACTGGTCGGCCGACCGCGCCGCGGACTTCCTGGCGCGCTGGCGCAGGGCCGCCGAAAGCACGCTCGCCCCACCACATCAGCGCAAGGAGTCGATGTCATGAGACCGGAGGACGTCTCGGACGTCGTCGTCATTGGCGCCGGAATCGTCGGCTGCGCCATCGCCCGGGCGCTGGCGGGCACACATCTGTCGGTGACGCTGGTCGAGGCGCGCGACGATGTCGGCGACGGCACGAGCAAGGCCAACACGGCCCTGCTGCACACCGGGTTCGACGCGACCCCGGGCACATTGGAGTCCCGGCTGGTCGCCCGCGGGTATCACCTGCTCGGTGAGTACGCCGAGCAGACCGGCATCCCGGTGGAGCGCACCGGGGCGATGCTCGTCGCGTGGACCGACGAGGAAGCCGACGCGCTCCCGGGTCTGATGGTCAAGGCCGAACGCAACGGCTACCGCGACTGCGATCTGGTGCGGTCCGAGGAGGTGTACCGGCGGGTCCCCGACCTCGGGCTGGGGGCGCTGGGCGGGCTCGGTGTGCCGGGCGAGTCGATCATCTGCACCTGGACGACCAACCTCGCGCTGGCCACCGATGCGGTGGCCCGCGGCGCGCGGCTGCTGCGCGGGGCCCGGGTGACGGGCGTTCAGCCGGGCCCAGAACACACCACGCTGCACACCACCGCGGGCGACGTGCGCGGCCGCTGGATCATCAACGCGGCCGGCCTGGGCGCCGACCACCTCGACACGGAGTTCGGCCACCGGCGATTCACCGTGACCCCGCGACGCGGCGAGCTACTCGTGTTCGACAAGCTCACCCGGCCGATGGTGCCGCTGATCGTGCTCGCCGTACCGTCCTCGCGGGGCAAGGGGGTGTTGGTCAGCCCGACCATCTACGGCAACGTGATGGTCGGCCCGACCTCGGAGAACCTCGACGACCGCACCGCGACCGGCACTTCCGAGCACGGCTTCGAGTTTCTGGTGTCGAAGGGACGTGCGCTGATGCCGGCACTGTTCGAGGAGGAGGTCACCGCGACCTACGCGGGGTTGCGTGCCGCCGCCGACCACGACGACTACCTCATCGATCTCGATGAACGCCTGCGCTACGTCCTCGTCGGTGGAATACGTTCCACCGGACTGACTTCGGGGATGGCCGTCGCCGAATACGTCTCCGGCCTGCTGGCCCGCGCGGGGGTCGCGGTCGACGAACGCGACGACCTGCCTCCACCGCCACGGATGCCCAACATCGGCGAGGCGGGACTGCGCCCGTATCAGGACGCGGACCGGGTGGCCGCGGACCCCGAGTACGGCCGCATCGTGTGTTTCTGCGAACGGGTCACCGCCGGGGAGATCCGCGACGCGTTCGGATCCCTGATCCCGCCCGCGGACCTCGACGGGCTACGCCGACGCACCCGGGTGATGAACGGCAGGTGCCAGGGGTTCTACTGCGGCGCACACACCGAGGCCCTTCTTGAGGCCCTCCTTGAGACCGGAGCGCTCCGATGAGCCACGTCGCCGTGGCCGTCATCGGCGGCGGACCGTCCGGCCTCACCGCCGCCGCGGCTCTGGCGTCGACCGTCGACGGCGAGGTCCTGGTGCTGGAGCGGGAAGCGCAGACGGGTGGAATACCGCGCCACAGCGACCATCTGGGCTACGGGATGCGGGACCTGCACCGGTTCATCTCGGGGCCCGCCTATGCCCGCCGCCTGACGACCCTGGCCACCGACGCCGGAGCCGTACTCGAGACCGAGGCGATGGTGACCGGGTGGGCCGGCGAGCGCACGCTGCAGGTCACGTCGCCGCGCGGGGTGCGCACCGTGACCGCCGACGCGGTGGTGCTGGCCACCGGCGCGCGCGAACGGCCCCGCTCTGCCCGGCTGGTTCCGGGTGACCGACCCGACGGCGTGTACACGACGGGGCAGCTGCAGAACCTCGTGCACCTGCATCACCGCGCGCCCGGAACGCGCGCGGTCGTCGTCGGCGCGGAATTGGTGAGCTGGTCGGCGGTGCTGACATTGCGCGAATCCGGTTGCGCCACCGCGGCGATGGTGACCTCCCACCCCCGCGCCGAGGCGTACGCCGCGTTCCGCTCCGCGGGCCGGTTGCTGATGGACGGGCCCGTGCTGACCGGCAGCCGCGTCGTGGGCATCCACGGCAGGGGCCGCGTCAGGTCGGTGACAGTCGAGCATGCGGCGACGGGCCAACGGCGCGAGATCGACTGCGACACCGTGGTGTTCACCGGCGACTGGATACCCGATCACGAACTCGCCCGGACGGCGGGCCTGCAGATGGATGCCGCGACCCGCGGCCCCGTCGTCGACACCGCACTACGGACCAGCCGGCCAGGGGTGTTCGCGGTGGGAAACCTGTTGCATCCGGTCGACACCGCCGACGGCGCCGCGCTCGACGGGAGACACGTCGCCTCCGCGGTGCGGCAATGGCTCGGAAACCCCGCCGCCGCCTCCGCCGCACCGACGGCGGCCCGGATCCGCGCCGACCGGCCGTTCCGATGGGTGACCCCGCAACTGGTCCCCGACGACGGCAAAATACCGGCCCGGGGCGATCTGCTGCTGTGGA is drawn from Mycolicibacterium gilvum and contains these coding sequences:
- a CDS encoding amino acid permease; the protein is MSALPTGDGSADAAELAQFGYTQSLERRTGKFASFAVAFAFVSIATGIFTTYGSVLNSSGPVGIWTWPIAVIGQLAVAFVLGALASRIPVTGYHYQWMSRLANPVLGWIIGWISFTFLAVVVCAVDYTIASTILPVLLNYESTATIAWVMTAVVLLLQALLVAFSTPWAERVNNGLVTLELIGMVALTALLLVVAAVRGDMDFSNLFSKGAVPSEGFWSFGDWTSAGPWMLGFLLGAFTIVGFESAANLAEETHDPERVVPRAMWQAVLASGVLGFVFLVAVTLAAGDPVALAESGTPIADVIDRTLGSAVATLLLLMVVLAIFACGLVIMITGVRLTWAMSRDERFPGWQQWNQISPRFHTPLKATVLYFCLAQLILAIFAHSETALFTLFGAATLLPAVMYASTVVLYLIKRKSLPNNHKFDLGAWEVPILVVAVVWLAFELALFRDAAFKEAWLYVLVMVAIGAAYLAYLLIRRGSKGLSMPDMHSIDAELRE
- a CDS encoding FGGY family carbohydrate kinase; amino-acid sequence: MHHILAIDQGTSGTKAVVVDIRDGTAGRVLATAEVSLRPDYLPGGGVEQDPEALFASVVTAGRQALQQAGVPVAAVALANQGETVLAWDRHTGTPLTPAIVWQDRRAETLCAALAEHATTVAGRTGLVLDPYFSAPKMAWIRANLTRDGVVTTTDTWLVHRLCGAFVTDASTASRSLLTSLDDSRGQRWDPDLRALFGLDAEEMPEIVASDEIVGTTDVFGTTLPVAGLIVDQQAALFAESCLHAGSAKCTYGTGAFLLAQLGTEPVRSSSGLTTSVAWRLRGQTSYCIDGQVYTAASAIRWAVDLGLIPSADQIDSAAAESSDGVVCVPALAGLAAPWWDSAATASLSGMTLSTGRGQLVRAMVEGIAAQVAALTDLVSADLGRPLTRLRVDGGLTRSEALMQAQADLSQIPVDVYPSLHATALGAAACARLALEPGLSPADAAGTWSPRRTYEPHWSADRAADFLARWRRAAESTLAPPHQRKESMS
- a CDS encoding NAD(P)/FAD-dependent oxidoreductase, with translation MAQGRRKHARPTTSAQGVDVMRPEDVSDVVVIGAGIVGCAIARALAGTHLSVTLVEARDDVGDGTSKANTALLHTGFDATPGTLESRLVARGYHLLGEYAEQTGIPVERTGAMLVAWTDEEADALPGLMVKAERNGYRDCDLVRSEEVYRRVPDLGLGALGGLGVPGESIICTWTTNLALATDAVARGARLLRGARVTGVQPGPEHTTLHTTAGDVRGRWIINAAGLGADHLDTEFGHRRFTVTPRRGELLVFDKLTRPMVPLIVLAVPSSRGKGVLVSPTIYGNVMVGPTSENLDDRTATGTSEHGFEFLVSKGRALMPALFEEEVTATYAGLRAAADHDDYLIDLDERLRYVLVGGIRSTGLTSGMAVAEYVSGLLARAGVAVDERDDLPPPPRMPNIGEAGLRPYQDADRVAADPEYGRIVCFCERVTAGEIRDAFGSLIPPADLDGLRRRTRVMNGRCQGFYCGAHTEALLEALLETGALR
- a CDS encoding NAD(P)/FAD-dependent oxidoreductase — protein: MSHVAVAVIGGGPSGLTAAAALASTVDGEVLVLEREAQTGGIPRHSDHLGYGMRDLHRFISGPAYARRLTTLATDAGAVLETEAMVTGWAGERTLQVTSPRGVRTVTADAVVLATGARERPRSARLVPGDRPDGVYTTGQLQNLVHLHHRAPGTRAVVVGAELVSWSAVLTLRESGCATAAMVTSHPRAEAYAAFRSAGRLLMDGPVLTGSRVVGIHGRGRVRSVTVEHAATGQRREIDCDTVVFTGDWIPDHELARTAGLQMDAATRGPVVDTALRTSRPGVFAVGNLLHPVDTADGAALDGRHVASAVRQWLGNPAAASAAPTAARIRADRPFRWVTPQLVPDDGKIPARGDLLLWTEEYRRFPKLRAVQDGRVLAERRTAWPAAPGRIYRAPWSLVSDANPQGGTVTLSLV